In Macadamia integrifolia cultivar HAES 741 chromosome 5, SCU_Mint_v3, whole genome shotgun sequence, a single window of DNA contains:
- the LOC122080047 gene encoding protein NSP-INTERACTING KINASE 1-like, which produces MEPSRRNFVICFVVLFWFWNPASCLLSPKGVNFEVQALMDIKASLEDPHGVLDDWDGDSVDPCSWTMVTCSPESLVIALGTPSQNLSGTLSSSIGNLTNLQKVLLQNNNISGPIPAELGRLSQLQTLDLSNNIFSGEIPSSLSRLKKLQYLRLNNNSLSGPLPMSLANMSQLAFLDLSYNNLSGPVPEFLARTFNIVGNPIICSTDLEKDCYGTAPMSLNFGSNGSQSAQSLERPKSQKVAVAFGSSLGCICLLILAFGLFLWWRQRHNQQIFLDVNDQHHEEVCLGNLKRFQFRELQNATDNFSSKNILGKGGFGNVYKGHLQDGTVVAVKRLKDANAIGGEIQFQTEVEMISLAVHRNLLRLCGFCMTATEKLLVYPYMSNGSVASRLKAKPALDWGTRKRIALGAARGLLYLHEQCDPKIIHRDVKAANILLDDYCEAVVGDFGLAKLLDHRDSHVTTAVRGTVGHIAPEYLSTGQSSEKTDVFGFGILLLELITGQRALEFGKAANQKGAMLEWVKKLHQEKKLDTLVDKDLKNNYDRIELEEMVQVALLSTQYIPGHRPKMSEVVRMLEGDGLAERWEASQRVETTKCRAHEFSSSERYSDLTDDSSLLVQAMELSGPR; this is translated from the exons ATGGAACCAAGTAGAAGAAATTTTGTTATCTGTTTTGTGGTTTTATTCTGGTTTTGGAATCCTGCAAGTTGTTTACTCTCTCCCAAAGGTGTCAACTTTGAAG TTCAAGCTTTGATGGATATAAAAGCTTCCTTGGAGGACCCTCATGGTGTTCTAGATGATTGGGATGGAGATTCtgtggatccatgtagttggACTATGGTCACTTGTTCCCCTGAAAGTCTGGTCATTGCACT GGGAACTCCAAGTCAAAACTTATCTGGGACTCTTTCTTCAAGTATAGGGAACTTGACTAATCTCCAGAAAGT GCTTTTACAGAACAATAACATTTCAGGACCAATCCCAGCAGAGCTTGGAAGGCTTTCACAGCTTCAGACACTTGATCTTTCAAATAATATCTTCTCTGGTGAAATTCCATCTTCCTTAAGCCGCCTGAAAAAGCTCCAATACCT GAGGCTTAACAATAACAGTCTTTCTGGACCATTGCCTATGTCTTTGGCTAACATGAGCCAGCTTGCCTTTCT GGACTTGTCTTATAATAATCTTAGCGGTCCAGTGCCTGAGTTTCTTGCAAGAACATTCAA CATCGTGGGAAACCCGATAATCTGCTCAACAGACTTGGAGAAAGATTGCTATGGGACAGCGCCAATGTCACTTAACTTCGGTTCCAATGGTTCACAGA GTGCTCAATCTTTAGAGAGGCCAAAAAGTCAGAAGGTGGCCGTTGCTTTTGGGTCGAGCCTGGGCTGCATCTGTCTTCTCATCCTTGCATTTGGACTTTTTCTTTGGTGGAGGCAAAGACATAATCAGCAGATATTCTTAGATGTCAATG accaaCACCATGAAGAAGTTTGCCTTGGAAACTTGAAGAGATTCCAATTCAGGGAACTTCAAAATGCAACAGACAACTTCAGCAGCAAAAACATTCTTGGTAAGGGGGGTTTTGGTAATGTCTACAAAGGGCATCTCCAAGATGGGACTGTTGTGGCTGTAAAGAGACTCAAAGATGCAAATGCAATTGGAGGGGAAATCCAATTTCAGACTGAAGTTGAGATGATCAGCTTAGCAGTGCACCGGAATCTCCTCAGGCTATGTGGGTTTTGTATGACTGCAACAGAGAAACTTCTTGTTTATCCTTACATGTCCAATGGAAGTGTTGCTTCCCGTCTTAAAG CAAAACCAGCCTTGGATTGGGGTACTAGGAAGAGAATTGCATTGGGAGCTGCAAGGGGCCTATTGTATCTTCATGAGCAGTGTGATCCTAAAATAATTCATAGGGATGTGAAAGCTGCCAACATATTGCTTGATGATTACTGTGAGGCAGTTGTAGGAGACTTTGGGTTGGCAAAACTTCTAGATCACAGAGATTCACACGTGACAACGGCTGTGAGGGGCACTGTGGGACACATTGCTCCTGAATATCTCTCCACAGGCCAGTCCTCAGAGAAGACAGATGTGTTTGGGTTTGGGATCTTACTACTTGAATTAATCACAGGTCAGAGAGCTCTAGAATTTGGCAAGGCAGCAAATCAGAAAGGAGCTATGCTTGAATGG GTAAAGAAACTTCACCAAGAGAAGAAGCTTGATACGCTTGTTGACAAGGATCTGAAGAACAACTATGACAGAATTGAACTCGAGGAGATGGTTCAAGTAGCTCTCTTGTCCACCCAGTACATTCCAGGACATAGACCTAAGATGTCTGAAGTTGTTCGAATGCTTGAAGGTGATGGGCTTGCGGAGAGATGGGAAGCTTCTCAGAGAGTTGAAACAACCAAGTGCAGAGCT